One segment of Pyrococcus sp. ST04 DNA contains the following:
- a CDS encoding ATPase, T2SS/T4P/T4SS family produces the protein MGKSLTKETRPAKEEKPALPLAFIQEPSAPKLEEILKKPEPQPEERRPIGPTLQEILSPTGKPGRYIGEVKVLDVYGNVRILKVKGEAVPIYEINLPKLSKEEEKLLKMVRDRAIVEIQIDPESIPNYEERRRVFMREVRKMVKEMAPTLSEGRVELLAELIVQNMIGYGKLDPLVRDDNLEEIMVIGLYKPVYVWHRRFGMCKTNISFSNEREILNIIERIAREVGRRIDQQNPLLDARLPDGSRVNATLPPISLDGPTLTIRKFKKDPLTIIDLIKYGTMNSEVAAFLWLLVDGLGVKPANILVAGGTGSGKTTTLNSLAMFIPPSERVISIEDTAELQLPIEHWVRLETRPPNVEGKGEITMDDLVKNTLRMRPDRIIVGEVRGPEARTMFTAMNTGHDGALYGFSVIQLSDGRVEFIGNLVDRLFEKYSNKVRKYKDLEFIELEEKDVFEVVSVGPDLKARKRRVTRVWRRKVKRGEKLILIKTKAGNEIILTKDHPVFTFLHGDILRKEAENLKPGDRIAMLLSIGVHSDSYGSIPSRSYEYSDFTSLGIEVSGIGDNSAVMANMGHEIGVPQISRGYENVNAESFIGDSIPVPPLVMKTLRERLNLTRAELSKLVSYYVRENIPEHVIESIEDGKTREIGRDILRGISLAFQRIAKDIGDKESLILAKKLEIISKGDIYWDEVVSVQEIDPEAFGVKYLYDLTVEGYHNYIANGILVSNCMGTIHSNSARETIVRLESPPMNVPRIMIPALDIIIMQVRYHTRKKGTIRRITEIAEVSGIEGESVQLNFLYKYDPAKDELIRTEVPSRFITTLSYHTGMSIEELKLEIEKRKLILDWMIEKGIRKIEEVGAQIREFYIDEEEFLKKIEREAATIEMSKKVKEFI, from the coding sequence ATGGGGAAATCCCTCACTAAAGAAACAAGGCCCGCAAAGGAAGAAAAACCAGCACTACCATTAGCATTTATCCAGGAACCAAGTGCCCCAAAACTTGAGGAAATTCTAAAAAAGCCCGAACCACAGCCTGAAGAAAGAAGACCAATAGGACCAACTCTTCAAGAGATTCTATCCCCAACGGGAAAACCAGGGAGGTATATTGGAGAAGTTAAGGTTCTGGATGTTTATGGAAATGTTAGAATACTAAAAGTTAAAGGAGAAGCCGTTCCAATATATGAGATAAACTTACCAAAGCTAAGTAAGGAAGAAGAAAAGCTGCTTAAGATGGTTAGAGACAGGGCTATAGTTGAAATACAAATTGACCCAGAATCCATACCAAATTACGAGGAGAGAAGAAGGGTTTTCATGAGAGAAGTCAGAAAGATGGTTAAAGAAATGGCTCCAACACTATCTGAAGGTAGAGTTGAGCTTCTTGCAGAGTTAATAGTTCAGAACATGATAGGATATGGAAAGCTTGACCCACTGGTAAGAGATGACAATTTAGAAGAGATTATGGTAATAGGACTATATAAACCCGTTTATGTATGGCACAGACGTTTTGGAATGTGTAAAACTAACATCTCATTCTCAAACGAACGTGAGATACTTAACATCATTGAAAGAATTGCAAGAGAAGTTGGAAGGAGAATTGATCAACAGAATCCCCTTTTAGATGCGAGACTTCCTGATGGAAGCAGAGTTAATGCCACACTACCACCAATAAGTCTCGATGGACCAACACTTACGATAAGAAAGTTCAAGAAAGATCCACTCACAATAATAGACCTAATAAAATATGGAACAATGAACAGTGAAGTTGCAGCATTTCTTTGGCTCCTTGTCGATGGACTCGGTGTTAAGCCAGCCAATATCCTGGTTGCTGGTGGAACGGGTTCGGGTAAGACCACTACTTTAAACTCATTAGCGATGTTCATACCCCCAAGTGAGAGAGTAATTAGCATAGAGGATACTGCAGAGCTTCAATTGCCAATAGAACACTGGGTAAGGCTTGAAACAAGGCCTCCAAACGTTGAGGGCAAAGGAGAAATTACCATGGATGACCTAGTTAAAAACACCCTTAGAATGCGTCCGGACAGAATCATCGTAGGTGAAGTCAGAGGACCAGAAGCGAGGACAATGTTCACAGCTATGAACACTGGACACGATGGGGCCCTGTATGGATTCTCTGTAATCCAACTCTCTGATGGAAGGGTTGAGTTTATTGGGAACTTGGTGGACAGACTGTTTGAAAAATATTCCAACAAAGTCAGAAAGTACAAAGACCTCGAGTTCATCGAGCTTGAAGAGAAAGACGTATTTGAAGTTGTTAGTGTTGGGCCCGATTTAAAGGCCAGAAAGCGCAGGGTTACGAGGGTCTGGAGAAGGAAGGTTAAGAGGGGAGAGAAGCTTATCCTAATCAAAACAAAGGCCGGAAACGAGATAATTCTAACGAAAGATCACCCCGTCTTTACCTTCCTGCATGGAGATATCCTCAGAAAAGAAGCCGAGAACCTAAAACCCGGAGATAGAATAGCAATGCTCCTCTCAATCGGCGTACATTCTGATTCGTATGGAAGCATTCCCTCGAGATCATATGAGTACTCAGATTTCACTAGTCTAGGGATTGAAGTAAGTGGAATTGGAGACAATTCAGCCGTAATGGCAAATATGGGACATGAGATTGGGGTTCCTCAAATTTCTAGAGGGTATGAAAATGTTAATGCTGAGTCATTCATTGGAGACAGCATTCCCGTGCCTCCACTTGTAATGAAGACGCTGAGAGAAAGACTAAACCTCACTAGGGCTGAACTCTCAAAGCTGGTTTCATACTATGTAAGAGAGAATATTCCAGAGCACGTCATAGAGTCCATAGAAGATGGCAAAACAAGAGAAATTGGAAGAGATATACTAAGAGGAATTTCTTTGGCATTCCAAAGGATAGCTAAAGATATTGGAGATAAAGAGTCCTTAATTCTAGCAAAGAAGTTGGAGATAATTAGCAAAGGTGACATTTACTGGGACGAGGTAGTTAGTGTACAAGAAATTGACCCCGAGGCATTTGGAGTAAAATACCTCTATGATCTAACTGTTGAAGGATATCACAACTACATTGCAAATGGGATCCTAGTCTCAAACTGTATGGGAACAATACACTCAAATTCAGCTAGGGAGACAATAGTCAGACTTGAGAGCCCACCGATGAATGTTCCGAGGATTATGATTCCTGCCTTAGATATAATCATAATGCAAGTCAGGTACCATACTAGGAAAAAAGGCACTATAAGAAGAATTACGGAGATAGCGGAAGTTTCTGGCATTGAGGGTGAAAGCGTTCAGCTTAACTTCCTTTATAAGTATGACCCAGCGAAGGACGAACTTATAAGAACCGAAGTGCCAAGTAGGTTCATTACAACATTGTCTTATCACACAGGTATGTCTATTGAGGAGCTCAAGCTTGAAATTGAAAAGAGAAAACTAATATTAGATTGGATGATTGAGAAGGGAATAAGGAAAATTGAAGAAGTTGGAGCTCAGATTAGAGAATTTTACATTGATGAAGAAGAATTCCTAAAGAAAATTGAGAGAGAAGCAGCAACAATAGAAATGAGCAAGAAAGTTAAAGAGTTCATATGA
- a CDS encoding phenylalanine--tRNA ligase subunit alpha — MLGYNEKLVLLKLGELKKASIEDLTKATGLEQVAVMRAILTLQKEGLAKLHERRIKVVKLTNVGEKYAEIGLPEIRALKVLQKKKRIKLEDLKEVLTEDEIKPIVGLLRREGWVKVEKTPEGLILEITEKGEKPEKRPIDQALELLAREKELPLEDVEKVISIKELKRRKVAQEEEVTEREVEITEKGLEIIRKGIELKREVSILTPELITSGKWREVEFKPFNIKAPVKRIYPGKKQPYRVFLDKIRRRLIEMGFIEMTVESLIETQFWNFDALFQPQNHPAREWTDTYQLKYPEKGFLPDEELVKKVRTAHERGLAGSRGWGYVWSPERAMLLMPRAHATALSARQLAKGVEIPGKYFTIQRVFRPDVLDRTHLIEFNQIDGFVVSEDLTFRHLLGILKRFAIEIAGAKKVKFFPDYYPFTEPSVQLSAYHPELGWVEFGGAGVFREEMTEALGIKEPVIAWGIGIDRLAMFKLGIDDIRYLFSYDLKWLREAKLIW; from the coding sequence ATGCTAGGTTATAACGAAAAGCTTGTCCTTCTAAAACTTGGCGAATTAAAAAAGGCATCAATTGAAGACCTTACAAAAGCAACTGGTTTGGAGCAAGTAGCCGTTATGAGGGCTATATTGACACTCCAAAAGGAAGGACTCGCAAAGCTTCATGAGAGAAGGATAAAGGTTGTTAAATTAACAAATGTGGGAGAGAAGTATGCTGAAATAGGCCTCCCAGAGATAAGAGCTCTTAAGGTTTTACAAAAGAAGAAAAGAATCAAACTTGAGGATTTAAAAGAAGTTCTTACAGAAGACGAAATAAAGCCAATTGTTGGTCTTTTAAGGAGAGAAGGATGGGTAAAAGTTGAGAAAACTCCAGAAGGTCTGATACTAGAGATAACAGAAAAAGGGGAAAAACCAGAGAAGAGGCCAATAGACCAAGCACTCGAACTTCTCGCTAGAGAAAAAGAACTGCCTCTTGAAGATGTTGAAAAGGTCATAAGCATAAAGGAACTCAAAAGGAGAAAAGTCGCCCAAGAAGAAGAAGTTACTGAGAGAGAAGTTGAAATAACAGAGAAGGGGCTTGAGATAATAAGGAAAGGAATAGAGCTTAAAAGAGAGGTAAGCATTCTAACTCCAGAACTAATTACCTCAGGAAAGTGGAGAGAAGTTGAATTTAAGCCATTTAACATAAAAGCTCCGGTAAAAAGAATATATCCTGGCAAAAAGCAACCATACAGGGTTTTCTTGGATAAAATAAGAAGAAGGTTAATTGAAATGGGATTCATTGAGATGACCGTGGAAAGCCTAATAGAAACACAATTCTGGAACTTTGATGCACTGTTCCAGCCTCAAAACCATCCCGCCAGAGAGTGGACAGACACATATCAACTTAAGTACCCTGAGAAGGGCTTTCTCCCAGATGAAGAGCTAGTTAAGAAAGTAAGAACTGCCCATGAGAGAGGGCTTGCTGGATCTAGGGGATGGGGCTATGTATGGTCACCAGAGAGAGCCATGCTTTTAATGCCAAGAGCCCATGCAACGGCCCTAAGTGCAAGACAGCTCGCAAAAGGGGTTGAAATTCCCGGAAAGTACTTCACAATTCAAAGGGTATTCAGGCCCGATGTCTTGGATAGAACACACCTGATAGAATTTAACCAAATAGACGGATTCGTTGTTAGTGAAGATTTAACATTCAGACATCTCCTCGGAATACTTAAGAGGTTCGCCATAGAAATAGCCGGAGCAAAGAAGGTAAAGTTCTTCCCAGATTACTATCCCTTCACAGAACCTAGTGTTCAACTTAGCGCATACCATCCGGAACTCGGATGGGTAGAATTTGGTGGGGCGGGAGTATTCAGGGAGGAAATGACTGAGGCTTTAGGAATTAAAGAGCCAGTTATAGCTTGGGGGATTGGAATAGATAGGCTCGCAATGTTTAAGCTCGGAATAGATGACATAAGATACCTCTTCAGCTACGACCTAAAATGGCTTAGAGAGGCAAAGCTGATCTGGTGA
- a CDS encoding type II secretion system F family protein, whose product MPRRALKRYDILLYSAGIDFKASEYIVLSLIIGIIIGAILFIFSNNITLLALGFLFGSLGIGYAYPHLRISRRIDEMEKALPDALFYLAGSLRAGVSFSEALEELTNAKFGALTQEFRRTVAEIKRGRPTIDALRAFALRNKKSEVIYRAMMIIIEALERGAPMADVLVAVGNDVREVLRIKKERKASTGMQMMFFITSGGFVGPFIVAVISNIATMMTYSGMEVQIPVNELRIILWLFSIIQGFITGLGIGIIREGKFSAGAKYGILVSMMAGAVFWAGMQVKIGF is encoded by the coding sequence GTGCCAAGGAGGGCACTTAAAAGATATGATATTCTGTTATATTCAGCTGGTATTGACTTCAAGGCATCTGAATATATAGTATTGTCACTAATAATAGGGATCATCATTGGTGCGATACTATTCATTTTTAGTAATAATATCACTCTCCTGGCACTTGGATTTTTATTTGGGAGCCTTGGAATAGGATACGCCTATCCTCACCTTAGAATTTCAAGAAGAATTGATGAAATGGAAAAAGCTCTTCCGGATGCTCTTTTTTACCTTGCAGGCTCTTTGAGAGCAGGTGTATCTTTTTCCGAAGCTCTTGAAGAGTTAACAAACGCAAAATTCGGAGCTCTAACCCAAGAATTTAGAAGAACCGTAGCAGAAATTAAGAGGGGTAGACCAACTATAGATGCCTTAAGGGCATTTGCACTGAGGAATAAAAAATCCGAGGTTATATACAGGGCAATGATGATAATAATTGAAGCCCTTGAAAGAGGTGCCCCAATGGCAGACGTTCTTGTAGCCGTGGGTAATGATGTCAGGGAAGTCCTAAGGATAAAGAAAGAGAGAAAGGCGTCTACCGGAATGCAAATGATGTTCTTCATAACTTCTGGAGGGTTTGTCGGTCCATTTATTGTTGCTGTAATTTCGAACATAGCAACTATGATGACGTACTCTGGAATGGAGGTTCAAATACCAGTTAATGAACTGAGAATAATCTTATGGCTATTCTCAATTATCCAAGGATTTATAACAGGACTGGGAATTGGAATAATAAGAGAGGGAAAATTTTCAGCTGGTGCAAAGTATGGAATCCTTGTTTCAATGATGGCAGGGGCAGTATTTTGGGCAGGAATGCAGGTTAAGATTGGATTCTAG
- the pheT gene encoding phenylalanine--tRNA ligase subunit beta — protein MPKFDVSKSDLERLIGKSFTIEEWEDLVLYAKCELDDVWEEDGKVYFKLDSKDTNRPDLWSAEGVARQIKWALGIKKGLPRYEIEKSDVVVYVDEKLKDVRPYGVYAIVEGLRLDEDSLSQMIQLQEKVALTFGRRRREVAIGIFDFDKVKPPIYYRAARKDEKFVPLGFNEEMTLEEILEKHEKGKEYGHLIKDKPYYPLLVDSEGNVLSMPPIINSEFTGRVTEETRNVFIDVTGWDLRKVMLALNVMVTALAERGGKIKSVRVVYKDFEIETPDLTPREFEVEAEYIKRLSGLTLSEEEIKELLERMMYEVKIYDGKIKLKYPAFRDDIMHARDVLEDVLIAYGYNNIEPEEPQLAVQGRGDPFKDFEDAIRDLMVGFGLQEVMTFNLTNKEAQFKKMNIPEEDIVEIANPISQRWSALRKWLLPSLMEFLSNNTHEEYPQRIFEVGLATLIDESKETKTVSEPKLAVALAGTGYTFTNAKEILDSLMRHLGIKYEIEETEHGSFIPGRVGKILVDGKEIGIIGEIHPQVLENWNIEVPVVAFELFLKPLYR, from the coding sequence ATGCCAAAGTTTGATGTTTCGAAGTCAGATTTGGAAAGGCTCATCGGAAAGTCTTTCACCATTGAAGAATGGGAAGACTTGGTACTCTATGCAAAATGTGAACTTGATGACGTGTGGGAGGAAGATGGAAAGGTATACTTCAAGCTGGATTCCAAGGACACCAACAGACCTGATCTCTGGAGTGCGGAGGGTGTTGCAAGGCAGATAAAGTGGGCACTTGGAATAAAAAAAGGATTACCAAGATATGAAATTGAAAAGAGTGATGTCGTTGTATATGTGGACGAGAAGCTCAAGGACGTAAGGCCTTACGGAGTTTATGCTATAGTCGAAGGACTGAGGCTTGACGAGGATTCATTAAGCCAAATGATACAGCTTCAGGAAAAAGTAGCCCTAACATTTGGAAGGAGGAGAAGAGAGGTAGCCATAGGAATTTTCGACTTCGATAAAGTTAAGCCCCCAATCTACTATAGGGCCGCCAGGAAGGATGAGAAGTTTGTTCCTCTAGGCTTCAACGAAGAGATGACGCTTGAAGAGATACTTGAGAAGCATGAGAAAGGAAAGGAATATGGTCATCTAATAAAAGACAAGCCCTATTATCCACTTTTAGTTGATAGTGAAGGTAATGTCCTTTCAATGCCTCCGATAATAAACTCCGAATTCACTGGGAGAGTTACCGAGGAAACTAGAAACGTCTTCATAGATGTCACGGGATGGGATCTAAGGAAGGTCATGCTAGCCTTAAACGTCATGGTTACAGCATTAGCCGAGAGAGGTGGAAAAATAAAGAGTGTTAGGGTTGTCTACAAGGATTTTGAGATAGAAACGCCAGATTTAACTCCCAGAGAATTTGAGGTGGAGGCAGAGTACATAAAGAGGCTCTCTGGTCTTACCCTGAGTGAAGAGGAAATCAAAGAGCTACTTGAGAGAATGATGTACGAAGTAAAAATCTATGATGGCAAGATTAAGCTTAAGTATCCAGCGTTTAGAGATGATATAATGCACGCTAGGGATGTCCTTGAAGACGTTCTAATAGCGTACGGATATAACAACATAGAACCTGAAGAGCCTCAGTTGGCTGTCCAGGGGAGAGGAGATCCATTTAAAGATTTCGAGGATGCGATTAGGGATTTGATGGTAGGATTTGGCCTGCAAGAGGTAATGACATTTAACTTAACCAATAAAGAGGCTCAGTTCAAGAAGATGAACATTCCAGAAGAGGACATCGTAGAAATTGCGAATCCAATAAGTCAGAGATGGAGCGCTCTGAGAAAGTGGCTCCTTCCAAGTCTAATGGAGTTCTTAAGCAATAACACTCATGAAGAGTATCCTCAAAGGATATTTGAGGTCGGTTTAGCAACCTTGATAGATGAATCTAAGGAAACCAAAACTGTAAGCGAACCCAAGCTTGCAGTTGCACTGGCGGGCACGGGATATACCTTTACAAACGCAAAGGAAATTCTTGACTCTCTAATGAGGCACCTGGGAATTAAATACGAAATAGAAGAGACAGAGCATGGAAGCTTTATACCCGGAAGAGTAGGAAAAATCCTTGTAGATGGGAAAGAGATAGGTATCATAGGAGAGATTCATCCACAAGTCCTTGAAAACTGGAATATTGAAGTTCCTGTAGTTGCCTTCGAGTTGTTTTTGAAACCTCTTTACCGCTAA
- the tdh gene encoding L-threonine 3-dehydrogenase, with protein MSEKMVAIMKTKPEYGAELVEVDVPKPGPGEVLIKVLATSICGTDLHIYEWNEWAQSRIKPPQIMGHEVAGEVVEVGPGVEGIEVGDYVSAETHIVCGKCYACRRGQYHVCQNTKIFGVDTDGVFAEYAIIPAQNVWKNPKSIPPEYATLQEPLGNAVDTVLAGPIAGKSVLITGAGPLGLLGIAVAKASGAYPVIVSEPSEFRRNLAKKVGADYVINPFEEDVVKEVMDITDGNGVDVFLEFSGAPKALEQGLQAVTPAGRVSLLGLFPGKVSIDFNNLIIFKALTVYGITGRHLWETWYTVSRLLQSGKLNIDPIITHKYKGFDKYEEAFELMRAGKTGKVVFMLK; from the coding sequence ATGTCAGAAAAAATGGTAGCTATCATGAAGACAAAGCCAGAGTACGGGGCTGAACTTGTCGAAGTTGATGTTCCAAAGCCAGGGCCGGGAGAAGTTTTGATAAAAGTTCTAGCAACCAGCATTTGTGGAACTGACTTGCACATATATGAGTGGAACGAATGGGCACAAAGCAGGATAAAGCCTCCTCAGATAATGGGTCATGAAGTTGCCGGCGAAGTTGTGGAAGTTGGCCCAGGGGTTGAGGGAATAGAAGTCGGTGACTACGTCTCCGCTGAAACTCACATAGTCTGTGGTAAGTGTTATGCTTGTAGGAGGGGACAGTATCACGTCTGTCAGAACACGAAGATATTTGGTGTTGACACAGATGGAGTATTTGCTGAGTACGCAATAATTCCTGCTCAGAATGTTTGGAAGAATCCAAAGAGCATACCACCCGAATATGCCACCCTCCAAGAACCCCTAGGAAACGCTGTAGACACTGTTCTTGCAGGACCAATAGCTGGTAAGAGCGTTTTAATAACAGGGGCTGGCCCCCTGGGACTTCTAGGAATAGCCGTTGCGAAGGCGTCCGGTGCATATCCAGTAATAGTCTCAGAACCCAGTGAGTTCAGGAGAAACTTAGCAAAGAAAGTTGGCGCTGATTATGTTATTAATCCATTTGAAGAAGATGTTGTCAAAGAGGTAATGGATATAACTGACGGAAATGGAGTTGATGTCTTCTTAGAATTTAGTGGGGCTCCAAAAGCATTAGAACAGGGACTACAAGCTGTTACCCCCGCTGGTAGGGTTTCCTTACTAGGTCTCTTCCCAGGTAAGGTTAGTATAGACTTCAACAACCTAATAATCTTCAAGGCTCTGACTGTGTACGGCATAACTGGAAGACACCTTTGGGAGACTTGGTATACTGTTTCCAGACTTCTCCAGAGTGGAAAGCTTAACATTGACCCAATAATAACCCACAAGTATAAGGGATTCGATAAGTATGAAGAAGCCTTTGAGCTTATGAGGGCTGGCAAAACTGGAAAAGTTGTTTTCATGCTAAAGTAG
- a CDS encoding type II secretion system F family protein, with product MGIISAFLEFLEKLGGKTLEVAEVPVRKIPERGVSIKERLEYLKQMREQIEEEKAKEEEKLIEETIEWREKVIEKTPLSERIAEGFLKYFRGPVESLSKSIKGLEIDLYRANITMSKEKYVALMLAVGIIVSLMSLAFAIIIYLPWDLAILLAFLGFILGFFYMRIYPKLVWRRRVEEVERALPYVLRHMASLLSAGVGIAEAMVSVAKADYGVISEEFQMIVQDMHKGASFEDALSRFEERMASDNVVKVTKQILRAIKFGGNLADILYKMADEFAFEYRIKLMDYVQKINGLSFVYMFMSVVMPTLLIVAILAGSLLAKRLVITISGLVVLMLFAFPMLSVIMIIMIKRAEPR from the coding sequence ATGGGGATCATTTCCGCATTTTTAGAATTCCTGGAAAAGCTTGGGGGAAAAACCCTAGAGGTAGCTGAAGTTCCAGTAAGAAAAATCCCAGAGAGGGGAGTATCAATAAAGGAGAGGCTCGAATATCTTAAACAGATGAGGGAGCAAATAGAGGAGGAGAAGGCCAAAGAGGAAGAGAAGTTAATAGAGGAGACAATTGAATGGCGTGAGAAAGTTATTGAGAAGACACCTCTCTCAGAGAGAATTGCTGAGGGATTTCTTAAATACTTCCGAGGTCCCGTTGAATCGTTAAGTAAGTCAATCAAGGGTCTTGAAATTGATCTATACAGAGCTAATATAACAATGTCCAAAGAAAAGTACGTAGCCCTTATGTTGGCTGTTGGTATAATAGTCTCCCTAATGAGCCTAGCTTTTGCAATAATAATATATCTTCCTTGGGATTTAGCTATTTTATTGGCCTTTCTTGGCTTTATCCTGGGCTTTTTCTACATGAGGATATATCCAAAGCTCGTTTGGAGGAGAAGAGTTGAAGAGGTTGAGAGGGCCCTTCCATATGTCCTTAGGCATATGGCCTCTCTATTAAGTGCTGGTGTTGGAATAGCAGAGGCAATGGTTTCCGTTGCGAAGGCTGATTATGGGGTTATCTCAGAGGAGTTTCAAATGATAGTCCAGGACATGCATAAAGGTGCAAGTTTTGAGGATGCTCTCTCAAGATTCGAGGAGAGAATGGCTTCTGATAACGTAGTTAAGGTAACTAAACAGATATTAAGAGCAATAAAGTTTGGAGGAAATCTTGCAGATATCCTATATAAAATGGCAGATGAGTTTGCATTTGAGTATAGAATCAAGCTAATGGACTATGTGCAGAAAATAAATGGCTTATCGTTCGTATATATGTTCATGTCTGTCGTCATGCCTACACTTTTGATAGTGGCAATTTTGGCAGGATCTTTACTAGCTAAAAGGCTCGTAATTACAATATCTGGCCTTGTAGTTCTAATGCTATTTGCATTTCCGATGCTTTCTGTAATAATGATAATTATGATAAAGAGAGCTGAGCCGAGGTGA